ATCTTCATCAATTGTGAAATAATTGGAATGTTGGGAATACATATACCCCTTTTCCTTGTTTCCACCGCCAAGTATTAAAAAAGTACCTGGTACTTTTTTTAAATAAGACGCAAAGTCTTCGGAACCCATAATCGGTGGTATCTGAATTATATTTTCTTCCCCTATGACTCCAACTACTGATTTCTTTACAAATTCAGTTGATACAATTTCATTAACAGTAGGACCACACCCCATTTCATATCCAAACTGAGCTTTGCAGCCATATGTATCACATACATTATCTATCATTTTCTTCATCCATTTAGGTATCATTTCTCTAGAATATTCTGAAAATGTCCTATTTGACCCGGTTATTTCAACTTTTCCAGGAACCACATTAAACCTTTCACCTGCATTTACAGTACCTATATTAATAACTACGGGATTTCTCGCATCATTGAATCTAGTCACAATAGTCTCAAATCCCTTCATTACTGATAATGCACATGGCATTGCATCTATCCCCTGCCATGGTGAAGACCCGTGGCAGGATTTTCCTTCTATAGTAAGGTGCCAGGTATCTATGGAAGCCATAAGAAATCCTTCCTGAACTACTACTTTCCCTATTTCGATTAATCCAAAAGTGTGCATTCCTACGATCATATCAACTTTAGGATTCTCAAGGACTCCATGTTCTATCATATATGCTGCACCGGCTCCAAGTTCCTCTGCCGGTTGAAAGATGAATTTTACACTGCCGCACAATTCATTTTTAAAATGGGACAATATCTTTGCAGCCCCCAAAAGTTTCGTAATATGAGTATCATGTCCACAAGCATGCATATATCCCGGATTTTTTGAGCTGTAGGAAAGGCCTGTTTTCTCTATAACTGACAGGCCATCGATATCTGCACGAAGTGCAATGACTTTTCCCTGATTTTTTCCTTTTAGCAATCCAATAACACCTGTTTTACCTACAGCAGCAACATCTATCTCCATGTTTTTAAGTTCTTCAGCTATTACTTTTGACGTTCTTACTTCTTCAAAAGATGGCTCAGGATACATATGAAAATCTCTTCTAAGTTTCACCATCCATGACTTCAGTTTCCTAGCTTCATCCAAAGTATTCATTTTCTTATTACCTCCAATTTTAAAATTAAGCTTTTAAGAAATCTAAAGCTGCCTGAACATAAGCTGCAGCTCCTATAGGTAGACAGTTCTCATCAATGGTAAATCGATTGGAATGCTGGGAATGCATATAGCCTTTTTCTTTGTTTCCCCCGCCAAGTATCAAAAAG
This genomic interval from Clostridium kluyveri contains the following:
- a CDS encoding M20 metallopeptidase family protein, whose product is MNTLDEARKLKSWMVKLRRDFHMYPEPSFEEVRTSKVIAEELKNMEIDVAAVGKTGVIGLLKGKNQGKVIALRADIDGLSVIEKTGLSYSSKNPGYMHACGHDTHITKLLGAAKILSHFKNELCGSVKFIFQPAEELGAGAAYMIEHGVLENPKVDMIVGMHTFGLIEIGKVVVQEGFLMASIDTWHLTIEGKSCHGSSPWQGIDAMPCALSVMKGFETIVTRFNDARNPVVINIGTVNAGERFNVVPGKVEITGSNRTFSEYSREMIPKWMKKMIDNVCDTYGCKAQFGYEMGCGPTVNEIVSTEFVKKSVVGVIGEENIIQIPPIMGSEDFASYLKKVPGTFLILGGGNKEKGYMYSQHSNYFTIDEDCLSVGASVYAQIACDFLKN